The following coding sequences are from one Selenomonas sputigena ATCC 35185 window:
- a CDS encoding GDSL-type esterase/lipase family protein — protein sequence MNLQKNYHCYWKKSAAALALCLAAAALSPQGAERAEAAATLGEVHMTAYAATKDRTIVLERDAAQKEAGAPMEEDANARNEQMDERAAAGTRPPMSVNPEGKETVRRLPKKLRFLWQPVADAVRYEFVIEEGAGEKAKAVYRDTHVFNNGVEIALAGRGWLDANHYWRVRALDYDGNARSAFTPPAAVELAEKDPAAPHPTSEFQKMDYVPLYPTYSWIPVQGAAEYEVSVWKRGRTEPALLHMLYATDLTCYDTYGFATPGNYYWKVRALDAARQPISGWSENVPFEVKSPVTVAALGDSITHGGGAIVYGPDRAIYDWETYAAFPIKNLGYSGDTVEAMEARFERDVLPFRPKILVIMGGVNNYRVGGRATDIIIVLARIRDKCTAHGITPVFSTVTSLNPAKIAKLQYAQNPPANWSDEQAALNRWILSQPYCVDITTVLSDERGQLEDIYTTDGLHPDSAAKRFIGETISNYLRARFPQVVEPILREPRV from the coding sequence TTGAACTTGCAGAAAAACTATCATTGCTATTGGAAAAAAAGTGCCGCCGCCCTGGCTTTGTGCCTTGCGGCGGCGGCACTTTCGCCGCAGGGAGCGGAGCGCGCGGAGGCTGCAGCGACCTTGGGCGAAGTGCACATGACGGCGTATGCCGCGACGAAGGACCGTACAATCGTGCTGGAACGTGATGCGGCGCAGAAGGAGGCGGGCGCTCCCATGGAGGAGGATGCGAATGCAAGGAATGAACAGATGGACGAGAGGGCGGCGGCAGGCACGAGGCCGCCGATGTCCGTGAATCCCGAGGGGAAGGAAACGGTGCGCAGGCTGCCGAAGAAGCTGCGCTTCTTGTGGCAGCCCGTCGCCGACGCCGTGCGCTACGAGTTCGTCATCGAAGAAGGCGCGGGAGAGAAGGCGAAGGCTGTCTACCGCGACACGCATGTGTTCAACAACGGCGTGGAAATCGCGCTCGCAGGACGCGGCTGGCTCGATGCGAACCACTATTGGCGCGTGCGTGCGCTCGATTACGACGGCAATGCACGCTCGGCTTTCACGCCGCCTGCCGCCGTCGAGCTGGCCGAGAAGGATCCGGCGGCGCCGCATCCGACGAGCGAGTTCCAGAAGATGGACTATGTGCCGCTCTATCCGACGTACTCGTGGATTCCTGTGCAGGGGGCTGCTGAGTACGAGGTCTCCGTCTGGAAGCGAGGCAGGACGGAGCCCGCGCTCCTGCACATGCTTTACGCGACCGATCTCACTTGTTACGATACCTACGGTTTTGCGACGCCCGGCAATTACTACTGGAAGGTGCGTGCCCTTGACGCTGCACGCCAGCCCATCAGCGGCTGGTCGGAGAACGTGCCGTTCGAGGTCAAGTCTCCCGTCACCGTCGCCGCGCTCGGCGACAGCATCACGCACGGCGGCGGCGCCATCGTCTACGGCCCCGACCGCGCAATCTACGATTGGGAAACGTACGCGGCATTTCCCATCAAGAACCTCGGCTACTCGGGCGATACCGTCGAGGCGATGGAAGCGCGTTTCGAGCGCGACGTGCTGCCGTTCCGCCCGAAGATTCTCGTCATCATGGGCGGCGTGAACAACTATCGCGTGGGCGGCAGGGCGACGGATATCATCATCGTGCTCGCACGCATCCGCGACAAGTGCACGGCGCACGGCATCACGCCCGTCTTCTCTACGGTCACTTCGCTCAATCCCGCGAAGATCGCGAAGCTGCAGTATGCGCAGAATCCGCCCGCCAACTGGAGCGACGAGCAGGCGGCGCTCAACCGCTGGATCTTGTCGCAGCCCTACTGCGTCGACATCACGACGGTTCTCTCCGATGAGCGAGGGCAGCTTGAGGATATTTACACAACTGACGGCCTGCATCCCGACAGCGCGGCGAAGCGCTTCATCGGCGAGACGATCAGCAACTACCTGCGTGCGAGATTTCCGCAGGTGGTCGAGCCGATTTTGCGCGAGCCGAGAGTGTGA
- a CDS encoding YigZ family protein: MENFTTIETGGTAEYEIQRSRFIAEAAHAATEEEARAFLLSCKKKYYDARHNPSAWVLGAGGEKQKSNDDGEPGGTSGNPILEAIKKRGLVDTVVVVTRYFGGIKLGAGGLIRAYGHAAHLALEASSLVRSMQLARLAVTVDYTLLALVENFVRQENLRTEDAIYEEKVTLLLLLEEHQLAPVQATLTDLTAGRAIFEERGTVWGKATV, translated from the coding sequence ATGGAAAATTTCACGACGATCGAAACGGGCGGCACAGCCGAATATGAGATTCAGCGATCGCGCTTCATCGCCGAAGCCGCTCACGCGGCGACGGAAGAGGAAGCGCGCGCCTTCCTGCTTTCCTGCAAGAAGAAGTATTACGACGCACGCCACAACCCAAGCGCCTGGGTGCTCGGCGCAGGCGGCGAAAAGCAGAAGTCGAACGACGACGGCGAGCCGGGCGGAACCTCGGGCAATCCCATCTTAGAAGCGATCAAGAAGCGCGGCCTCGTCGATACCGTCGTCGTCGTCACACGCTACTTCGGCGGCATCAAGCTCGGTGCGGGCGGCCTCATCCGCGCCTACGGCCACGCCGCACACCTCGCGCTCGAAGCCTCCTCCCTCGTGCGCTCTATGCAGCTTGCGCGTCTCGCCGTGACAGTCGACTACACGCTTCTCGCACTCGTCGAAAACTTCGTGCGGCAGGAGAATCTTCGCACGGAGGATGCGATTTACGAGGAAAAGGTCACCTTGCTGCTGCTGTTGGAAGAGCATCAGCTCGCTCCCGTTCAGGCGACTCTGACAGACCTCACTGCGGGCAGAGCCATCTTTGAGGAGCGCGGCACGGTTTGGGGCAAGGCGACGGTCTAA